In a genomic window of Candidatus Binatia bacterium:
- a CDS encoding DUF4010 domain-containing protein has translation MSPEAEAALHVAIAGLGGAAIGIERQWSGHATGPRARFGGIRTFTLLGLLAGAAGLCWALQAPELGAVLAAGGAAVVAGGYWKLHRDDVEATTEVAALVVIAAGVLAGAGRLELASGMIAITALLLVEKSRLHHAVSHLDSREVRAAAQFLVMAVVILPLLPQGPYGPLGGIRPRQLWILVLFFSGLSYLGFIARRVIGEKHGYLVAGLLGGLISSTSTTLTFSRESREHPEAGSPLAFGILAACALLYVRVVVATAVLNADLMTQTLPYLAAPFAVTVLVTLIGLRRARHEHASMPEPKNPLQLKSALQMAAIFQVVLFAVHAVRTLWGGAGLLASGGVLGLTDVDALTISMARTAEDPSMLLVAAQAIAVGVLSNTVFKMGIALIVGRGAVRTIAAAGLLLGAAASAASLYLMLR, from the coding sequence ATGTCCCCCGAGGCGGAGGCCGCGCTCCACGTCGCGATCGCAGGGCTGGGCGGCGCCGCCATCGGGATCGAGCGCCAGTGGTCGGGGCACGCGACGGGTCCCCGCGCCCGCTTCGGCGGCATCCGCACCTTCACCCTCCTCGGGCTCCTGGCCGGCGCGGCGGGACTCTGCTGGGCGCTCCAGGCCCCCGAGCTCGGCGCCGTGCTCGCGGCCGGCGGCGCCGCAGTCGTGGCGGGCGGCTACTGGAAGCTCCATCGCGACGACGTCGAGGCCACCACCGAGGTCGCCGCCCTCGTCGTGATCGCGGCGGGCGTGCTGGCGGGCGCGGGCCGGCTGGAGCTGGCGAGCGGCATGATCGCGATCACGGCCCTCCTCCTCGTGGAGAAGTCGCGGCTCCATCACGCCGTGAGCCATCTGGATTCCCGCGAGGTCCGGGCGGCGGCGCAGTTCCTGGTCATGGCCGTCGTGATCCTCCCGCTGCTCCCCCAGGGGCCCTACGGCCCCCTCGGCGGCATCCGCCCACGCCAGCTCTGGATCCTCGTGCTCTTCTTCTCGGGGCTCTCCTATCTCGGGTTCATCGCCCGCCGCGTGATCGGCGAGAAGCACGGCTACCTGGTGGCGGGACTCCTGGGGGGATTGATCTCCTCCACCAGCACTACGCTCACCTTTTCGCGCGAGAGCCGCGAGCATCCCGAAGCCGGGTCGCCGCTGGCGTTCGGCATCCTCGCCGCCTGCGCGCTGCTCTACGTGCGCGTCGTCGTGGCCACGGCGGTGCTGAACGCCGATCTCATGACCCAGACGCTTCCCTACCTGGCCGCTCCCTTCGCGGTCACCGTGCTGGTGACCCTGATCGGGCTGCGGCGGGCGCGCCACGAGCATGCCTCGATGCCCGAGCCCAAGAACCCGCTCCAGCTGAAGAGCGCGCTCCAGATGGCGGCGATCTTCCAGGTCGTGCTCTTCGCGGTGCACGCCGTGCGGACCCTGTGGGGCGGCGCGGGACTCCTCGCCTCGGGCGGGGTGCTGGGCCTGACCGACGTGGACGCGCTCACGATCTCCATGGCGCGCACCGCGGAGGATCCCTCCATGCTCCTGGTCGCCGCGCAGGCGATCGCCGTGGGCGTTCTTTCGAACACGGTATTCAAGATGGGGATCGCCCTGATCGTCGGACGGGGCGCGGTGCGGACGATCGCGGCGGCGGGGCTCCTGCTCGGCGCGGCGGCGTCGGCGGCGTCGCTCTACCTGATGCTCCGCTGA
- a CDS encoding NnrS family protein, producing the protein MATPLRPAPAPLAAAPGATAARKPIDPYRVLFPLGVLYGIVGALLWPLHAAGLIPYPAVTHWTLMIQGFQHAFILGFLLTSMPAWMHSLPSRPWELATATLLMLGVGAAALLGAPFLVQLFYAATLALVVVMALRRVTRSTSPPPEEFLLVAFGLLLGFAGAVMAAGSALGAWAEPSPRFGLRLIWMGMILSIVLGVGGLLVPTFTSMRDPLVIPGIAKPHVRKPRRILYALIALAMLGSLLLEASGRAEAGALLRAVTGSVMLLLVWKLFRLPGRADRVSWFLWGSGWMLFLGLWLMALAPGTLLIGAHTLFIGGFGALSAGIATRVVIRHGSYPIAQETQVLRPGMAALLATALVGRILAEMIPSARMTMLAVSGTGWILAWLVWIAGALPRVLRRAPAEKVAFQTSPRPSQPTPF; encoded by the coding sequence GTGGCAACACCCCTCAGGCCCGCGCCCGCCCCGCTGGCGGCCGCTCCCGGAGCGACGGCGGCGCGGAAGCCGATCGATCCCTATCGCGTCCTCTTCCCCCTGGGGGTCCTGTACGGGATCGTCGGCGCGCTCCTCTGGCCGCTCCATGCCGCGGGGCTCATTCCCTATCCCGCCGTGACACACTGGACCTTGATGATCCAGGGCTTCCAGCACGCCTTCATCCTGGGCTTCCTGCTCACGTCGATGCCGGCGTGGATGCACTCCCTGCCCAGCCGTCCGTGGGAGCTCGCGACCGCCACCCTGCTCATGCTGGGGGTGGGCGCCGCGGCGCTCCTCGGCGCGCCCTTCCTCGTGCAGCTCTTCTACGCGGCCACGCTCGCGCTGGTGGTGGTCATGGCGCTCCGCCGCGTGACCCGGAGCACGTCGCCGCCCCCCGAGGAGTTCCTGCTCGTTGCGTTCGGGCTGCTGCTCGGGTTTGCCGGCGCGGTCATGGCCGCCGGATCCGCGCTGGGCGCCTGGGCCGAGCCCTCGCCCCGCTTCGGCCTTCGCCTGATCTGGATGGGGATGATCCTCTCCATCGTCCTGGGCGTGGGCGGGCTCCTCGTCCCCACCTTCACGTCGATGCGCGATCCCCTCGTGATCCCCGGCATCGCGAAGCCGCACGTGCGAAAGCCGCGCCGCATTCTCTATGCCCTGATCGCGCTGGCCATGCTCGGCTCGCTGCTGCTCGAGGCGTCCGGGCGCGCGGAAGCGGGAGCGCTCCTTCGCGCGGTGACCGGTTCCGTCATGCTGCTCCTCGTCTGGAAGCTCTTCCGGCTCCCGGGACGCGCCGACCGGGTCTCCTGGTTTCTCTGGGGATCCGGCTGGATGCTGTTCCTGGGGCTCTGGCTGATGGCCCTGGCGCCGGGAACGCTCCTGATCGGCGCGCACACGCTCTTCATCGGCGGGTTCGGAGCGCTCTCGGCCGGTATCGCGACGCGCGTGGTGATCCGCCATGGCAGCTATCCGATTGCGCAGGAAACGCAGGTGCTCCGCCCGGGGATGGCGGCGCTGCTGGCGACCGCGCTCGTGGGCCGGATCCTGGCCGAGATGATCCCCTCGGCGCGCATGACGATGCTCGCGGTGAGCGGAACGGGATGGATCCTCGCCTGGCTCGTCTGGATCGCCGGCGCGCTGCCGCGCGTGCTGCGCCGGGCCCCGGCCGAGAAGGTCGCGTTCCAAACGTCACCAAGGCCGAGTCAGCCCACGCCTTTCTAG